The following proteins come from a genomic window of Aphelocoma coerulescens isolate FSJ_1873_10779 chromosome 18, UR_Acoe_1.0, whole genome shotgun sequence:
- the LOC138120222 gene encoding CMRF35-like molecule 6 → MWLLLLFAWALLPGSGAVTGPGMVLGFLGETLSVTCTYQTWWETLSKFWCKPATSIPPTCAEDFVISSASKPEVQQGRFSIRNNHTHWAFRVTVQGLTKRDTGSVHCGVGTGLLQIVEITDVEVILSPARVTPRLGSRGPTVGGGVTLSVTGTRCSSGTRCIHPSPASATPTLLPDAPQGTRGTFRYFPVLAGLQLLALLAMSAAVLWVSLRDR, encoded by the exons atgtggctcctgctgctgtttgcctgggcactgctgccag GCTCCGGGGCAGTGACAGGGCCTGGCATGGTGCTGGGATTCCTGGGGGAAACCCTGTCGGTCACCTGCACGTACCAGACCTGGTGGGAGACATTGTCAAAATTCTGGTGCAAACCTGCTACAAGTATTCCTCCTACCTGTGCTGAGGACTTTGTCATCAGCTCGGCGTCGAAGCCTGAGGTGCAGCAGGGCCGGTTCTCCATTCGGAACAACCACACACACTGGGCATTCAGGGTGACTGTGCAGGGTCTGACCAAGAGGGACACAGGCAGCGTCCACTGTGGGGTGGGAACGGGCTTATTGCAGATTGTTGAGATTACTGATGTGGAGGTGATTTTATCCCCAG CAAGAGTGACCCCCAGGCTGGGGAGCCGGGGCCCTACTGTGGGAGGAGGTGTCACCCTGAGTGTGACAGGGACACGGTGCTCGTCTGGCACCCGCTGCATCCATCCTTCCCCTGCCTCTGCAACCCCGACGCTCTTGCCGGACGCTCCGCAGGGGACCCGCGGCACTTTCCGCTACTTCCCAGTGCTGGccgggctgcagctgctggcgcTGCTGGCCATGAGCGCGGCCGTGCTCTGGGTCAGCCTGCGGGACCGCTGA